From Paraburkholderia sabiae, a single genomic window includes:
- a CDS encoding pyridoxamine 5'-phosphate oxidase family protein: MDSVNLEQIYDRIWDCLAAAVREENNPFKVMQAATVSFGGCPNVRTVLLRSVSEPKNLLTFHTDLRSPKIAELSDEPRVALVGVDPVHNLQLRVLGVTRIVRDGQARLDAWRSSPDHDLIEYRTRLAPGTPVSRPDDALDETRDAPDPDEGFKHFCVVEVSPTSLDWLNHSTPDRQWRARFVRQGDIWHRSWIAP; the protein is encoded by the coding sequence ATGGACTCGGTGAACCTCGAACAGATCTATGACCGAATTTGGGATTGCCTCGCTGCCGCGGTCCGCGAAGAAAATAATCCGTTCAAGGTGATGCAGGCGGCGACGGTCAGCTTCGGCGGCTGCCCGAACGTGCGCACAGTGCTACTTCGGAGCGTAAGTGAACCGAAGAACCTGCTCACTTTCCATACCGACCTGCGCTCGCCGAAGATTGCAGAATTAAGCGATGAGCCGCGCGTCGCGCTGGTAGGCGTCGACCCTGTTCACAACCTGCAACTCCGCGTGCTCGGCGTAACGCGGATCGTCCGCGACGGGCAAGCGCGACTCGATGCGTGGAGGTCCAGTCCCGACCATGACCTGATCGAATATCGGACGCGCCTCGCACCTGGAACGCCTGTGAGCCGGCCGGACGATGCGCTCGACGAGACACGCGATGCCCCTGATCCGGACGAAGGTTTCAAGCATTTCTGCGTCGTTGAGGTGAGCCCCACCAGCCTGGATTGGCTGAATCATTCGACACCGGATCGTCAATGGCGCGCGCGCTTCGTTCGTCAGGGCGACATCTGGCACCGCAGCTGGATCGCACCCTGA
- a CDS encoding phosphatidylserine decarboxylase family protein, translated as MKKTLDRSQRRRLGRWLPSAEDTVATFRLELAARAYERGGATLRANPVRELSELVQNDAVLRMDFSNAIAEALERGFQLGYRTIEELMLIIDFTMSYAPPFSESSLIHCPLNAILDWPMCMPSGYALFRDPALNAQLKRVLNCWSGYLSGPHSRQYLHEKAPDGWFSPEADRRIGLSQFVCDRTRPHWGFASWNGFFTRQFAPDARPVAAAADNKIIVSACEASPYNIEHGIALRDTFWVKAQPYSLLDIFAARDPDLAQRFVGGSVYQAFLSAFNYHRWHAPVSGIVTHAYVVDGTYFSDAEAEGEDPGGPNDSQGYTSAVATRAIIVIESDDRDVGPVACIFVGMADVSSCLIEVVPGQRLLKGEELGYFQYGGSTACMIFARDVIRDFIPCPPFDDDGPPVKINAHIATAR; from the coding sequence ATGAAGAAGACACTCGATCGATCGCAGCGACGGCGCCTCGGGAGATGGCTGCCGTCAGCGGAGGATACGGTCGCGACATTTCGGCTTGAGCTTGCGGCCCGCGCTTACGAGCGGGGAGGCGCGACATTACGCGCGAATCCCGTGCGCGAACTTTCCGAACTGGTACAGAACGACGCGGTTCTGCGCATGGACTTCTCTAATGCAATTGCCGAGGCGCTCGAGCGAGGCTTCCAGCTAGGCTACCGCACGATTGAAGAACTGATGCTCATTATCGACTTTACGATGAGCTATGCACCGCCATTCAGCGAGTCGAGTCTGATTCATTGCCCGCTCAACGCTATCCTGGACTGGCCGATGTGTATGCCGTCGGGTTACGCACTATTCCGCGATCCGGCGCTCAACGCGCAGCTAAAACGCGTGCTGAATTGCTGGAGCGGTTATCTAAGCGGACCGCATTCGCGGCAGTACCTTCATGAGAAAGCTCCCGACGGATGGTTCAGCCCTGAAGCGGACCGACGTATCGGTCTGTCACAGTTCGTTTGCGACAGGACGCGGCCTCACTGGGGTTTTGCTTCCTGGAACGGCTTCTTTACGCGCCAGTTCGCTCCTGACGCGAGGCCGGTAGCCGCGGCGGCCGACAACAAGATCATCGTCAGTGCGTGCGAGGCGTCGCCTTACAACATTGAACACGGCATCGCGCTGCGCGATACCTTCTGGGTGAAAGCGCAGCCTTACTCGCTGCTGGACATCTTCGCCGCGCGAGATCCAGATCTCGCGCAACGCTTCGTCGGCGGATCTGTGTATCAGGCTTTCCTGAGCGCATTTAACTATCATCGATGGCACGCACCTGTCAGCGGTATCGTGACGCACGCATACGTCGTTGACGGCACATACTTTTCGGATGCAGAGGCAGAAGGGGAGGATCCGGGAGGACCCAACGATTCGCAGGGGTACACGAGCGCGGTAGCAACGCGGGCCATAATCGTCATTGAAAGCGACGATCGCGACGTTGGTCCGGTGGCATGTATCTTCGTAGGCATGGCTGACGTCTCGTCATGTCTGATCGAGGTGGTTCCGGGTCAACGGCTACTGAAGGGGGAAGAACTGGGCTATTTCCAGTATGGCGGTTCGACTGCCTGCATGATCTTTGCGCGCGATGTGATCCGGGATTTTATTCCTTGTCCGCCCTTCGACGATGACGGTCCGCCCGTCAAGATCAATGCGCACATTGCGACCGCACGTTAA
- a CDS encoding Na/Pi cotransporter family protein, which yields MSLTLLDLAGSVALLLWGTHMVQSGIQRVFGAGLRTLLGRALHGRFCAFLAGLGITAILQSSTATGLMTAGLVAAGLVETVPALAVMLGANVGTTLIVQALSFDVSAASPALILVGVLMFRKAANTRTHDLGRTLIGLGLMLLALHQLLRLMMDQDDVSILSTQLHAASSAPLLNVLVAAGLTWATHSSVAVVLFIMSLCAQNVVPPDAAFALVLGANLGTAINPVLEGTQSTDPAAKRLAIGNLLSRATGVVIAMAALDPIGRAMVTIEPDNARVVADFHTLFNLIVAGLFMLVLSPYAALLARLLPQQERSADPGQPLYLDPMSRQFPVVALANAAREALRLADVLGDMLAGARAVLSNGDRRLVTETRQRDDILDSLNAAIKTYLTSLDPEQLTDDDRQRLNEILTFVVNIEQAGDVVDLNLLPHATKRVKRRLAFSKEGEAELLDMLDRLTVNLRTAASLLMTQDARIARTLADEKVTFRAAESAATAAHFERLRSGRLDTAQTSAMHLDLLCDMKLINSHIVAAAAYPILERDGVLLVSRIAANDSYPSLDKDLSTGESSSRLPLQSR from the coding sequence TTGTCGCTTACGCTGCTAGACCTCGCTGGCTCCGTCGCCTTGCTCCTATGGGGAACCCATATGGTTCAAAGCGGCATTCAGCGCGTATTTGGTGCCGGGCTTCGTACACTTCTCGGACGTGCCCTGCATGGGCGGTTTTGCGCTTTCCTTGCGGGGCTGGGCATCACTGCGATCCTTCAGAGCAGTACGGCCACTGGTCTCATGACAGCGGGACTGGTCGCGGCTGGGCTTGTCGAGACTGTTCCAGCGCTCGCAGTGATGCTGGGCGCGAACGTCGGCACGACGCTGATCGTCCAGGCCTTGTCGTTCGATGTTTCGGCTGCGTCGCCAGCGCTGATCCTCGTCGGCGTTCTGATGTTCCGCAAGGCGGCGAACACTCGCACGCATGATCTTGGCCGAACCTTGATCGGCCTGGGTCTGATGCTGCTCGCGCTACACCAGTTGCTTCGCCTGATGATGGATCAGGACGATGTGTCCATTCTCAGTACGCAGTTGCACGCGGCGTCGAGTGCACCGCTGCTGAACGTCCTGGTCGCGGCGGGCTTGACGTGGGCGACGCATTCGAGCGTTGCCGTCGTTCTTTTCATCATGTCGCTCTGTGCACAAAACGTGGTCCCGCCAGATGCCGCCTTCGCGCTAGTCCTCGGAGCCAATCTCGGTACCGCGATTAACCCGGTGCTGGAAGGAACGCAGTCGACTGACCCGGCAGCGAAGCGCCTGGCCATCGGCAATCTGCTATCGCGAGCAACCGGCGTCGTGATCGCGATGGCAGCGCTCGACCCGATCGGCCGCGCCATGGTTACCATCGAACCGGATAACGCGCGGGTCGTCGCGGATTTTCATACTCTCTTCAATCTGATCGTTGCTGGGCTGTTCATGCTGGTCCTCTCTCCCTATGCCGCACTGTTGGCGCGGTTGCTGCCTCAGCAGGAACGCAGCGCCGATCCGGGACAACCGCTGTACCTGGACCCAATGTCGAGGCAATTTCCGGTCGTGGCGCTTGCCAATGCGGCGCGTGAAGCGCTTCGACTAGCGGATGTCCTGGGCGATATGCTGGCAGGCGCACGGGCGGTACTCTCGAATGGCGATCGCAGGCTGGTCACCGAAACCCGCCAGCGCGACGACATACTGGATAGCCTCAATGCGGCGATCAAAACCTACCTCACATCACTCGATCCCGAGCAGTTAACCGACGACGATCGGCAGCGTCTGAACGAGATACTGACTTTCGTCGTAAATATCGAGCAGGCGGGCGACGTCGTAGATCTCAATCTGCTTCCGCATGCGACCAAACGAGTGAAGCGTCGGCTTGCGTTTTCGAAGGAAGGCGAGGCCGAATTGCTCGATATGCTGGACCGTCTGACCGTCAATCTGCGAACCGCCGCGTCGTTGCTCATGACGCAGGATGCACGTATCGCCCGGACGCTTGCCGATGAAAAGGTGACATTCCGCGCAGCGGAGTCCGCGGCGACCGCTGCACATTTCGAAAGGTTACGCTCGGGTCGTCTGGACACCGCGCAGACCAGCGCAATGCATCTCGACCTGCTCTGCGATATGAAACTCATCAATTCGCATATCGTTGCGGCTGCTGCGTACCCGATCCTGGAGCGTGATGGAGTGCTGCTGGTGAGCCGGATCGCGGCGAACGACTCGTACCCGTCGCTGGACAAAGATTTATCGACGGGCGAATCGTCTTCTCGGCTGCCCCTCCAAAGCCGCTAG
- a CDS encoding Gfo/Idh/MocA family protein, with protein sequence MSVLSAIGLGAGRKIRYAIVGVGDIAQEAMMPGVAHTGNSEITALVTSDSEKARKVGEQYEVTDTYGYEQFDDMLASGKVDAIYLATPNWRHGEFVMPALKAGVHVLVEKPLEVSTQRCHDIMEAARESKAKLMVAYRLHFEPATLATIERIRSGELGEIHLFTSTFVQKVDPANHRAHNGVDAGPIFDMGPYPLNAARYVFGEEPTEVVSATGVRHPEAGLGDFDDTVAVTLRFPGDRLAQFSVSYALNAFESFSALGTKGSIAMQPCYTYGKPLAHTAIIGQDVHTHSFKNTDHFGGEMKYFSDCILNGTDPEPDAEEGYADVRVLEGIVKALQSGSAVKLRPFARKRRIDTSMQKQTLRAIKSPDLVNTSNPGVGVDKVPKN encoded by the coding sequence ATGAGCGTACTTTCGGCAATCGGCCTGGGCGCAGGCCGGAAAATCCGCTACGCAATCGTGGGCGTAGGTGATATCGCGCAGGAAGCAATGATGCCTGGCGTCGCCCATACCGGGAATTCCGAGATCACGGCGCTCGTGACAAGCGATTCCGAAAAGGCCCGGAAGGTTGGCGAGCAATACGAGGTGACCGATACGTATGGTTACGAGCAGTTCGACGACATGCTCGCGTCGGGCAAGGTCGATGCCATCTACCTCGCCACACCCAACTGGCGACACGGGGAATTTGTGATGCCGGCCCTGAAGGCCGGCGTGCATGTACTTGTTGAAAAGCCGCTTGAAGTGTCGACTCAGCGGTGTCACGACATTATGGAAGCCGCTCGAGAGTCGAAAGCAAAGCTGATGGTCGCGTATCGCTTGCATTTCGAACCGGCCACGCTGGCGACCATCGAACGCATCCGATCCGGCGAGCTTGGAGAAATACATTTGTTCACGTCCACCTTTGTTCAAAAGGTCGATCCGGCAAATCATCGCGCGCACAACGGCGTCGACGCAGGCCCCATCTTCGATATGGGTCCTTATCCGTTGAACGCCGCACGGTACGTGTTCGGGGAGGAGCCGACGGAGGTAGTCTCGGCAACCGGCGTGCGACATCCCGAGGCAGGACTTGGCGATTTCGACGATACTGTCGCCGTCACCCTCCGATTTCCGGGCGATCGCCTTGCGCAGTTCTCGGTGTCATACGCGTTAAACGCTTTTGAGTCGTTTTCCGCACTCGGCACGAAGGGCAGCATAGCGATGCAGCCATGCTACACATACGGAAAACCGCTGGCGCACACTGCGATCATCGGTCAGGACGTACACACGCATTCTTTCAAAAACACGGATCATTTCGGCGGTGAGATGAAATACTTCTCGGACTGTATTCTGAACGGCACAGATCCGGAGCCGGATGCGGAAGAGGGATATGCAGACGTGCGAGTGCTTGAGGGTATCGTCAAGGCGCTGCAAAGTGGTAGCGCGGTCAAGCTTCGGCCATTCGCGCGTAAGCGGCGGATCGACACCTCCATGCAAAAGCAGACGCTGCGGGCCATTAAATCGCCCGATCTGGTAAATACGAGCAATCCGGGCGTGGGCGTCGACAAGGTTCCCAAGAATTGA
- a CDS encoding NUDIX hydrolase, producing MKHRATVICIRDERILLVAKRRGRWALPGGSRKCRESLSAAAIRELQEETQLSALRVDYLFQFWGARTRHFIFVAHLPPGAQPKPGNEIARCRWVGFQGVTRLPASISTKGISLYISRVPSLLRHARLRNGEDPSVSAQPLEAHDVSHDVDESMERVDGP from the coding sequence ATGAAGCACCGCGCGACCGTTATATGCATAAGAGACGAGCGGATATTGCTCGTCGCAAAGCGGAGAGGACGATGGGCATTACCAGGAGGCAGCCGCAAATGCCGGGAATCGCTTTCGGCTGCTGCCATACGGGAATTGCAGGAAGAGACGCAACTGTCTGCACTGCGCGTCGATTACCTCTTCCAGTTCTGGGGAGCCCGCACTCGACACTTCATATTCGTCGCTCATCTGCCGCCCGGCGCGCAGCCAAAGCCGGGCAACGAGATAGCACGGTGCCGATGGGTCGGATTTCAAGGTGTTACGCGCCTGCCGGCCAGCATCTCGACCAAGGGAATCTCGCTCTACATATCGCGGGTGCCTTCCCTGCTCAGACATGCACGTCTTCGCAACGGCGAGGACCCGAGTGTCAGTGCCCAACCGCTGGAGGCGCACGACGTCTCCCATGACGTCGATGAGTCAATGGAGCGAGTCGATGGACCGTGA
- a CDS encoding GNAT family N-acetyltransferase — MTTSTRSTAAITVRRLSPTEWPIAFPVMAELRSLDEMAFLRAVAQQSYSGYELLGAFTNGKLIGLLGMRPVHTLARGAFLYVDDLIVADSHRGSGAGHALMDYAEADARARNMNWVFLDAKPDAVAFYERRDYVSHPAPSMKKAV, encoded by the coding sequence ATGACAACTTCTACTCGCTCTACCGCCGCCATAACCGTTCGACGGCTTTCTCCCACCGAGTGGCCAATCGCATTTCCTGTGATGGCTGAGCTCCGCTCGTTGGACGAAATGGCGTTTCTTCGGGCCGTTGCTCAACAATCGTATTCCGGCTATGAACTGCTCGGCGCGTTCACAAACGGAAAGCTGATCGGATTGCTGGGTATGCGGCCTGTTCACACCTTAGCGAGAGGGGCGTTCCTGTACGTTGACGACCTTATCGTTGCTGACAGCCACCGGGGAAGCGGCGCGGGTCATGCGTTGATGGACTATGCAGAAGCGGATGCACGCGCGCGCAACATGAACTGGGTATTTCTCGACGCCAAGCCCGACGCGGTCGCATTCTATGAGCGACGCGACTATGTCTCGCACCCGGCTCCTTCCATGAAGAAGGCGGTCTAG
- a CDS encoding HU family DNA-binding protein: protein MNKQELIDAVAAETGENKASTGEAIDAIFAVVAAAVTRGDTVQLIGFGSFSTGARAERTGRNPSTGEAITIPAARTVKFTAGKSFKDAVNAT from the coding sequence ATGAACAAGCAGGAACTCATCGATGCGGTCGCCGCAGAAACCGGCGAAAACAAAGCCAGCACAGGCGAAGCTATTGATGCGATTTTCGCAGTCGTAGCTGCCGCAGTGACACGGGGCGATACCGTTCAACTGATTGGTTTTGGATCGTTTTCGACGGGCGCGCGCGCCGAACGCACCGGGCGTAACCCGTCTACGGGCGAAGCCATCACCATTCCTGCGGCCAGGACCGTGAAGTTCACGGCTGGCAAATCGTTCAAGGATGCGGTCAACGCTACGTGA